A genomic segment from Alkalilimnicola ehrlichii MLHE-1 encodes:
- the kdsB gene encoding 3-deoxy-manno-octulosonate cytidylyltransferase — protein MTTPFTVIIPARYASHRFPGKPLASLLGWPMIHHVCRRAEESGAARILVATDHREIAHACREEGREVVMTRHDHPSGTDRLAEVAERLGLDDDQIVVNLQGDEPLMPGRLVRQVALDLAAHRDAGIATLATLCHSLDEVRSPHAVKVVRDRQGYALYFSRAPIPWDRDGFSGAAGAARSPGQWLRHLGLYAYRVGFLRRYPALEAAPPEGLEALEQLRALWHGVRIHVGLAHQVPGPGVDTPQDLAQVERLLAEQGPPA, from the coding sequence ATGACCACACCCTTTACCGTCATTATCCCCGCCCGCTACGCCTCCCACCGCTTCCCGGGCAAACCCCTGGCCAGCCTGTTGGGATGGCCGATGATTCACCATGTCTGCCGGCGCGCCGAGGAGAGCGGGGCGGCGCGAATCCTGGTCGCCACCGACCACCGCGAAATCGCCCACGCCTGTCGGGAGGAGGGGCGCGAGGTGGTGATGACCCGGCACGATCACCCATCGGGAACCGACCGTCTGGCGGAGGTGGCGGAGCGGCTGGGATTGGACGACGACCAGATTGTCGTCAATCTGCAGGGGGACGAGCCGCTGATGCCGGGCCGGCTCGTGCGCCAGGTGGCGCTGGATCTGGCGGCGCATCGGGATGCGGGCATTGCCACACTGGCCACTCTCTGCCACTCCCTCGACGAGGTGCGATCGCCCCATGCGGTCAAGGTGGTGCGGGATCGCCAGGGGTATGCCCTGTACTTCAGCCGCGCCCCCATCCCCTGGGACCGCGACGGCTTCTCGGGGGCAGCCGGTGCCGCCCGGTCCCCGGGCCAGTGGTTGCGCCATCTGGGGCTGTATGCCTACCGGGTCGGGTTCCTGCGCCGCTATCCGGCCCTGGAGGCAGCGCCCCCGGAGGGCCTGGAGGCGCTGGAGCAGTTGCGCGCGCTCTGGCACGGCGTGCGCATCCACGTTGGCCTGGCCCATCAGGTCCCCGGTCCCGGGGTCGATACGCCGCAGGACCTGGCCCAGGTGGAACGATTGCTGGCAGAGCAGGGGCCGCCGGCCTAG
- the rne gene encoding ribonuclease E, whose amino-acid sequence MKRMLINATQPEELRVALVDGQQLYDLDIETPAREQKKANIYKGTITRVEPSLEAAFVQYGAERHGFLPFKEIAPSYYREGLKADGGRPSIRDAVREGQEVVVQVDKEERGTKGAALTTYISLAGRYLVLMPNNPRAGGVSRRIEGSDRAEIREALRQLDVPEGMGLIVRTAGVGRTVEELQWDLDYLLKLWSAIQKAAEARSAPFLIYQESDVIIRALRDYLRSDIGEILIDDPQVFEKAVEFVEQVMPYNRQKLKYYDDRVPLFTRYQIESQIESAFQRDVRLPSGGAIVIDHTEALISIDINSARATKGSDIEETALHTNLEAADEIARQLRLRDLGGLIVIDFIDMGPNRNQREVENRLREAVKADRARVQIGRISRFGLLEMSRQRLRSSLGESHQEVCARCGGQGTVRSVESLALSILRIVEEEAMKEKTGTVLAQLPVDVATFLLNEKRPSISEIEDRHRVAVVLIPNRTMETPHYDVQRLRSDDESTEDPSYRLASEEHPEPSPEWLEREAAPRSEEPVVQRVQPPSAPPPTAPVEESPKEEAPPPQRDAPEGSGASDVGISGLTGLFQRLRGFFGREADNDSAGQEGPVGEKAPAASGRRGSDQKGATNGRRGGGSNGGKGGRTRQKARPEDGRSASQPEATGKPESDARRDADETAEGAGRSGRSRRGRRGGRRRRRSGSTGGGQPEESAARQDQKGQTPPAAEAADDAPRDRAAGKAEAAAERPREGDRAAAEKPAASEKVKADKPALPTITEEEIQGSATPQLKDWPPRGQVATEAASPESAPADDESGTAAGSPKATQAQRPATADTEASDTKADAPASSGETPADQPTGAPPAAGGDGAKAPTAEKAAGEKPGARRKRSKPSVQPGTPPVLPQDIGPDEPSVRSGRPRISAAAPTEGNEADTAGSADVAPREPTPANTGTDQPPKPAPEPAPAKAPEPAPGSDSEPAAADQDAAPAEEVPNAADDGAAGPQATPWLEHEPESSREAIGAHSAGTPDAPDAQKAPADTADAADTAGDEGGDQTQETDEASRKGGSRRKGPAGESEARPESPDQGRSREDD is encoded by the coding sequence ATGAAACGAATGCTGATCAACGCAACTCAGCCAGAGGAGTTGCGTGTTGCCCTCGTGGACGGGCAACAGCTCTACGACCTGGATATCGAAACCCCGGCCCGGGAGCAGAAGAAGGCCAACATCTACAAGGGCACCATCACCCGCGTGGAGCCCAGCCTGGAGGCGGCCTTCGTACAGTACGGCGCGGAGCGCCACGGGTTTCTGCCGTTTAAGGAGATTGCCCCCAGCTACTACCGCGAGGGTCTCAAGGCCGACGGGGGGCGCCCCAGCATCCGCGATGCGGTGCGTGAGGGCCAGGAGGTGGTGGTTCAGGTGGACAAGGAGGAGCGCGGCACCAAGGGTGCGGCGTTGACCACCTACATCAGCCTGGCCGGGCGCTACCTGGTGCTCATGCCCAACAACCCGCGCGCCGGCGGCGTCTCGCGCCGCATTGAGGGCTCCGACCGGGCCGAAATCCGCGAGGCGCTGCGACAACTCGACGTCCCGGAGGGCATGGGTCTGATCGTCCGCACCGCCGGCGTGGGCCGGACGGTGGAGGAACTGCAGTGGGACCTCGATTACCTGCTCAAGCTCTGGAGCGCTATCCAGAAGGCCGCCGAGGCCCGGTCCGCCCCCTTCCTGATCTACCAGGAGAGCGACGTCATCATTCGCGCGCTGCGCGACTACCTGCGCTCGGATATCGGGGAGATTCTCATCGATGACCCGCAGGTCTTTGAAAAGGCCGTGGAGTTCGTCGAGCAGGTCATGCCGTATAACCGGCAGAAGCTGAAGTACTACGACGACCGGGTACCGCTGTTCACCCGTTACCAGATCGAAAGCCAGATCGAATCCGCCTTCCAGCGGGACGTTCGTCTGCCCTCCGGCGGTGCCATCGTGATCGACCACACCGAGGCGCTGATCTCCATCGACATCAACTCGGCCCGGGCCACCAAAGGCTCGGACATCGAGGAGACGGCCCTGCACACCAACCTCGAAGCCGCCGACGAGATCGCCCGGCAGCTCCGATTGCGGGATCTGGGCGGGCTGATCGTGATCGACTTCATTGACATGGGCCCGAACCGAAACCAGCGGGAGGTGGAAAACCGACTCCGCGAGGCGGTCAAGGCGGACCGAGCCCGGGTTCAGATCGGGCGAATCTCCCGCTTTGGTTTGCTGGAGATGTCCCGCCAGCGGCTTCGTTCGTCCCTGGGCGAGTCGCACCAGGAGGTCTGCGCCCGCTGTGGTGGCCAGGGTACCGTGCGCAGCGTGGAGTCGCTGGCCCTTTCCATCCTGCGCATCGTCGAGGAAGAGGCGATGAAGGAGAAGACCGGGACGGTGCTGGCGCAGCTCCCGGTGGATGTCGCCACCTTCCTTTTGAACGAGAAACGGCCCTCCATCAGTGAGATCGAGGATCGCCACAGGGTGGCCGTGGTGCTGATCCCCAATCGCACCATGGAGACACCCCACTACGACGTCCAGCGCCTGCGTAGCGACGACGAGTCCACCGAGGACCCCAGTTACCGGCTCGCCTCCGAGGAACATCCAGAGCCCTCCCCCGAGTGGTTGGAGCGGGAGGCCGCGCCGCGCTCGGAGGAACCGGTGGTCCAGCGGGTACAGCCGCCCTCCGCACCGCCGCCGACGGCGCCCGTCGAAGAGAGTCCAAAGGAAGAAGCGCCACCACCGCAGCGCGACGCGCCCGAAGGTAGCGGCGCATCGGACGTCGGGATCAGCGGCCTCACCGGCCTGTTCCAGCGGCTCCGTGGCTTCTTTGGGCGGGAAGCGGACAACGACAGCGCCGGTCAGGAGGGTCCAGTCGGCGAGAAGGCCCCTGCTGCCTCCGGGCGACGCGGCAGCGATCAGAAGGGAGCCACCAACGGGCGCCGGGGCGGTGGTAGTAACGGCGGCAAGGGTGGCCGGACACGGCAAAAGGCGCGCCCCGAGGACGGTCGATCGGCCTCGCAACCGGAGGCTACCGGCAAGCCGGAGAGTGATGCCCGGCGCGATGCGGATGAGACCGCCGAGGGCGCCGGTCGCAGCGGTCGCAGCCGGCGCGGCCGGCGGGGCGGACGGCGCCGCCGGCGTAGCGGGAGCACAGGCGGTGGCCAGCCGGAGGAATCGGCCGCACGCCAGGATCAGAAGGGGCAGACCCCGCCGGCGGCAGAGGCCGCGGACGACGCTCCCCGGGATCGCGCCGCCGGCAAGGCCGAGGCCGCCGCCGAGCGGCCCAGGGAGGGAGACCGCGCGGCGGCCGAGAAACCGGCGGCCAGCGAAAAGGTAAAGGCTGACAAGCCGGCGCTGCCAACGATCACCGAGGAGGAGATCCAGGGCAGCGCCACCCCGCAGCTCAAGGACTGGCCACCGCGGGGCCAGGTCGCCACCGAGGCCGCCAGTCCCGAATCGGCGCCGGCGGACGACGAGAGCGGCACCGCCGCCGGGTCGCCGAAGGCCACGCAGGCCCAACGACCGGCGACGGCCGACACCGAGGCCTCCGACACCAAGGCAGATGCGCCGGCGTCCTCCGGTGAGACGCCCGCCGACCAACCGACCGGTGCGCCACCGGCGGCTGGCGGTGACGGGGCCAAGGCGCCGACCGCTGAGAAGGCCGCTGGCGAGAAGCCGGGGGCGCGGCGCAAGCGCTCGAAGCCCAGTGTCCAACCGGGCACGCCGCCGGTCCTGCCGCAGGATATCGGCCCGGATGAACCGTCGGTGCGCTCCGGGCGCCCGCGTATCAGCGCAGCGGCCCCCACCGAGGGCAACGAGGCCGACACCGCCGGCTCGGCTGACGTCGCCCCGCGTGAGCCGACACCGGCTAACACGGGGACCGATCAGCCACCGAAACCGGCGCCGGAACCAGCGCCGGCCAAGGCGCCGGAGCCGGCCCCGGGGTCCGATAGTGAGCCAGCGGCCGCCGACCAGGACGCCGCGCCTGCCGAGGAGGTGCCCAACGCCGCCGACGACGGTGCTGCCGGGCCACAGGCAACCCCTTGGCTGGAGCACGAGCCTGAGAGCAGTCGGGAGGCCATTGGCGCCCATAGCGCGGGTACGCCGGACGCTCCTGATGCGCAGAAGGCCCCGGCCGACACCGCGGATGCCGCGGACACCGCGGGCGACGAAGGCGGGGATCAGACGCAGGAGACCGATGAGGCCTCCCGAAAGGGCGGTTCCCGGAGAAAGGGGCCGGCCGGGGAGAGTGAGGCGCGGCCCGAATCCCCGGACCAGGGCAGGTCACGAGAGGATGACTGA
- the fabD gene encoding ACP S-malonyltransferase — protein MSDNDTKLAFVFPGQGSQSVGMMDDLASASPVVEQTFREAGDALGADLWDLVRNGPEDTLNRTDYTQPAMLAAGVATWRAWRSEGGAEPTVLAGHSLGEYTALVCAGALGFQDAVRLVAQRGRFMQEAVPAGQGAMAAVLGLNDQAVIDACAAAAGDEVVSAVNFNAPGQVVIAGARAAVERAMAACESAGAKKVMPLPVSVPSHCALMKPAAERLAEVLADIPLEAPAIPVVHNVDVQTASDPNAIRERLIAQLHNPVRWVETIHALVDQGVTQVVECGPGKVLAGLNRRIQRRLPVVALADAKSLEKAKASQ, from the coding sequence ATGAGCGATAACGACACCAAGCTCGCCTTTGTCTTCCCCGGCCAGGGGTCCCAGTCCGTCGGCATGATGGACGATCTGGCCTCGGCCAGCCCCGTCGTGGAACAGACCTTCCGGGAGGCCGGGGATGCCCTCGGCGCCGATCTCTGGGACCTGGTCCGCAACGGCCCGGAAGACACCCTTAACCGCACCGACTACACGCAGCCGGCCATGCTGGCCGCCGGGGTCGCCACCTGGCGGGCCTGGCGCTCGGAGGGCGGTGCCGAGCCGACGGTGTTGGCCGGGCACAGTCTCGGCGAGTACACCGCCCTGGTCTGCGCCGGCGCCCTGGGCTTCCAGGATGCGGTGCGCCTGGTCGCTCAGCGCGGCCGCTTTATGCAGGAGGCGGTTCCGGCCGGGCAGGGCGCCATGGCGGCGGTCCTGGGCCTGAACGATCAGGCGGTTATCGACGCCTGCGCCGCGGCCGCCGGGGACGAGGTGGTCTCGGCGGTCAACTTCAATGCCCCCGGTCAAGTCGTTATAGCGGGCGCCCGAGCTGCGGTGGAGCGGGCCATGGCGGCCTGCGAGTCCGCCGGGGCCAAGAAGGTGATGCCCCTCCCGGTGAGCGTTCCCTCCCACTGCGCCCTGATGAAGCCGGCGGCCGAGCGCCTGGCCGAGGTGCTGGCCGATATCCCCCTGGAAGCACCGGCCATCCCCGTCGTGCACAACGTGGACGTCCAGACCGCAAGTGACCCGAATGCAATCCGCGAGCGGCTGATCGCCCAACTGCACAACCCCGTCCGCTGGGTGGAGACCATCCACGCCTTGGTGGATCAGGGTGTCACCCAGGTGGTGGAATGCGGCCCGGGCAAGGTCCTTGCCGGCCTCAACCGGCGGATTCAGCGTCGCCTGCCCGTCGTGGCCCTTGCGGATGCGAAGAGCCTGGAAAAGGCCAAGGCAAGTCAATAA
- the rpmF gene encoding 50S ribosomal protein L32 — protein MAVQQNRKTPSKRGMRRSHDALSGPALSVEPQTGETHRRHHVSPDGYYRGRKVMQGRED, from the coding sequence ATGGCCGTTCAACAGAACCGTAAGACGCCCTCCAAGCGCGGCATGCGCCGTTCCCACGACGCCCTGTCCGGCCCGGCCCTGTCGGTGGAACCGCAGACGGGCGAGACCCACCGTCGCCACCATGTCAGCCCTGACGGCTACTACCGGGGCCGAAAGGTCATGCAGGGGCGCGAGGACTGA
- a CDS encoding beta-ketoacyl-ACP synthase III: MSYARIIGTGSYLPDEVITNHDLERLIDTSDEWIRERTGITERRRVAPDQTCGDLAEEAARRALEAADVSLSSIDLVIVGTCTPDRVFPSTACLLQERLGMRHGSLAFDLSAACSGFVYGLGVADQFFRTGAVRRALVIGAETMTRILDWNDRATCVLFGDGAGAVVLDRSEEPGILSTHLHSDGRYQDLLGVPWGPGQGYEKRDALGPYITMQGNEVFKVAVRTLSRIVDESLAANGLEKRDIDWLVPHQANIRIIQATARKLEMPMERVVVTVDKQGNTSAASIPMALDTAIRDGRIKRGDLLLLEAFGGGFTWGSALIRY; this comes from the coding sequence GTGAGCTACGCGCGTATCATCGGCACCGGCAGCTACCTGCCGGACGAAGTGATTACCAATCACGATCTCGAGCGGCTCATCGACACCTCCGATGAGTGGATCCGCGAGCGCACCGGTATCACCGAGCGCCGCCGCGTGGCGCCGGATCAAACCTGCGGTGACTTGGCCGAGGAGGCCGCCCGGCGTGCCCTGGAGGCGGCCGATGTCTCGCTGAGCAGCATCGATCTGGTGATCGTCGGCACCTGCACCCCCGATCGGGTCTTCCCCAGCACCGCCTGCCTGCTGCAGGAGCGGCTGGGGATGCGGCACGGGTCGCTGGCCTTCGACCTGTCCGCCGCCTGCTCCGGTTTCGTCTATGGCCTCGGTGTCGCCGATCAGTTCTTCCGGACCGGTGCCGTGCGCCGCGCCCTGGTGATCGGCGCCGAGACCATGACCCGGATCCTGGACTGGAACGATCGCGCCACCTGTGTGCTGTTCGGTGACGGGGCCGGCGCCGTCGTCCTGGACCGCAGTGAGGAACCGGGCATTCTCTCCACCCATCTGCACTCGGACGGGCGCTATCAGGACCTCCTCGGGGTGCCGTGGGGGCCGGGGCAGGGGTATGAGAAGCGCGACGCCCTGGGGCCCTACATCACCATGCAGGGCAACGAGGTCTTCAAGGTTGCGGTGCGCACCCTCAGCCGTATTGTCGATGAGAGCCTCGCCGCCAACGGGCTGGAGAAGCGCGACATCGACTGGCTGGTGCCCCACCAGGCCAACATCCGGATCATCCAGGCCACTGCCCGCAAGCTGGAGATGCCCATGGAGCGGGTGGTGGTCACCGTGGACAAGCAGGGCAACACCTCGGCGGCCTCCATCCCCATGGCCTTGGACACGGCCATCCGTGACGGCCGGATCAAGCGGGGCGATTTGCTCCTGCTGGAGGCCTTCGGTGGCGGCTTTACCTGGGGCTCCGCCCTGATCCGGTACTAA
- a CDS encoding S49 family peptidase, whose protein sequence is MNENDRWERDAMREIALEGIKERQRARRWGIFFKLAFLAYLVALLIPFASGFLFERPTGPHLAKVNVTGLISADELASAELVNQGLQAAFNAPRAEGVVLYINSPGGSPVQSNRIYSEINRLREQHQGMAVYAVIDDVGASGAYYIASAADEIFVNPASVVGSIGVISGGFGFTEAMEKLGVERRIYTAGENKAFLDPFAPEEEAHQAHMERLLEEVHSQFIADVRAGRGERLADDDRLFSGLIWTGESSVELGLADGFGDIAHVAREVAGVDQVLDYSRHPGLLRFITDRLGMSIGKAITRALTEGHELR, encoded by the coding sequence ATGAACGAAAACGACCGCTGGGAACGGGATGCCATGCGCGAGATCGCCCTTGAGGGCATCAAGGAGCGCCAACGGGCGCGTCGCTGGGGCATATTCTTCAAGCTGGCGTTCCTGGCCTATCTGGTCGCGTTGCTTATCCCCTTTGCCAGCGGGTTCCTGTTCGAGCGGCCCACAGGGCCGCACCTGGCCAAGGTGAACGTTACCGGGCTGATCAGCGCCGACGAGCTGGCGAGTGCCGAGCTGGTCAATCAGGGGCTGCAGGCCGCATTCAACGCCCCCCGGGCCGAGGGGGTGGTGCTGTACATCAACAGCCCGGGTGGCAGCCCGGTGCAGTCAAACCGCATCTACTCCGAGATCAATCGCCTGCGCGAACAGCATCAGGGGATGGCGGTCTATGCGGTCATCGACGACGTGGGCGCGTCCGGGGCCTATTATATCGCCTCTGCGGCGGATGAGATCTTCGTCAATCCGGCAAGCGTGGTGGGCTCCATCGGGGTCATCTCCGGCGGTTTCGGCTTCACGGAGGCGATGGAGAAACTGGGCGTGGAGCGGCGCATCTACACCGCCGGCGAGAACAAGGCCTTTTTAGACCCCTTTGCCCCGGAGGAGGAAGCGCACCAGGCGCACATGGAGCGCCTGCTGGAGGAGGTGCATTCCCAGTTCATCGCCGACGTCCGCGCCGGGCGGGGTGAGCGCCTGGCCGATGATGATCGCCTGTTCAGCGGGCTCATCTGGACCGGTGAAAGCAGTGTCGAACTGGGCCTGGCCGACGGATTCGGCGATATCGCGCACGTGGCCCGCGAGGTGGCCGGTGTCGACCAGGTGTTGGACTACAGTCGCCACCCCGGCCTGCTGCGCTTCATCACCGACCGGTTGGGCATGAGTATCGGCAAGGCCATCACCCGCGCCCTGACCGAGGGCCACGAACTGCGCTGA
- a CDS encoding RluA family pseudouridine synthase — MSGVRQVRIGPEDAGQRVDNFLMRQLKGVPRSLIYRLLRSGQVRVDGKRTKPPRRLATGETVRIPPVQTRAPQEATPPARLQGELAQRILYEDDRLLVIDKPSGLAVHGGSGLAWGLIEVLRQARPSAPFLELVHRLDRATSGCLMVAKRRSALRELHEQLRTGAVHKRYLALLTGALGRGPIPVEAPLERRSGPAGGVRVASHGKLARTVFRAVARPGGMTLAEADIATGRTHQIRVHAAHLGMPIAGDDRYGERAVNRRLRGLGLKRLFLHAHRLELSAPGTGQPLSIEAPLPDELAAVVAQLQAPQQSNDSTG; from the coding sequence ATGAGCGGCGTACGACAGGTGCGCATCGGGCCGGAGGACGCCGGCCAGCGGGTGGACAATTTCCTGATGCGGCAGCTCAAGGGCGTGCCCCGGTCACTGATATACCGGCTGCTGCGCAGCGGGCAGGTCCGGGTCGACGGCAAGCGCACCAAACCGCCGCGCCGGCTGGCCACGGGGGAGACGGTGCGTATTCCGCCGGTCCAGACGCGCGCCCCCCAAGAGGCCACGCCGCCCGCCCGCCTGCAGGGCGAATTGGCCCAGCGCATCCTCTACGAGGACGACCGGCTGCTGGTGATCGACAAGCCCTCCGGACTGGCCGTGCACGGCGGCAGCGGACTGGCCTGGGGGCTGATCGAGGTCTTGCGCCAGGCCCGGCCCAGCGCCCCCTTCCTCGAGCTGGTCCACCGGCTGGACCGCGCGACCAGTGGCTGCCTGATGGTCGCCAAGCGGCGCAGCGCGTTGCGCGAACTGCACGAGCAGCTCCGCACGGGCGCTGTACACAAACGTTATCTGGCCCTGCTCACCGGCGCACTCGGGCGCGGCCCCATTCCGGTGGAGGCGCCGTTGGAGCGCCGCAGTGGACCGGCAGGGGGCGTGCGGGTCGCCAGCCACGGCAAGCTGGCGCGGACGGTGTTCCGGGCCGTGGCGCGCCCCGGGGGCATGACGCTGGCGGAGGCCGATATCGCCACCGGGCGCACCCACCAGATCCGGGTCCACGCGGCCCACCTCGGCATGCCCATCGCCGGCGACGACCGCTACGGGGAGCGGGCGGTCAACCGCCGGTTGAGGGGGTTGGGGCTCAAGCGCCTGTTCCTCCACGCCCACCGCCTGGAACTGTCCGCCCCCGGCACCGGTCAACCCTTATCGATCGAGGCGCCGCTGCCGGACGAGCTGGCGGCGGTCGTGGCGCAGCTCCAGGCGCCGCAACAATCCAATGACTCAACGGGGTAA
- a CDS encoding YceD family protein translates to MSSSPLPEYLVHDMFTEAGTRLEGRLPRAAMARLSAEAVVADQAARVRVALRAFRDDQGRQRLSGAVSASITLRCQRCLQPYEQALDAEVALQLVASEHEAESLAPEFDPLVMATGKLPLVAVVEDELLLAMPAIARHPEGGCATPDNPAEAQDEPDERAKNPFAVLERMKCPSDTDQDDT, encoded by the coding sequence ATGTCCAGCAGCCCACTGCCTGAGTACCTGGTGCACGACATGTTCACCGAGGCCGGCACCCGACTCGAGGGTCGGCTGCCGCGGGCGGCTATGGCGCGCCTCTCCGCCGAGGCGGTGGTGGCCGATCAGGCGGCACGGGTCCGGGTCGCGCTGCGGGCGTTCCGCGACGATCAGGGCCGGCAACGGCTGAGCGGCGCGGTGAGCGCCAGCATCACGCTCCGTTGCCAGCGCTGTCTGCAGCCCTATGAGCAAGCGCTGGACGCGGAAGTGGCGCTGCAACTGGTGGCCAGCGAGCACGAGGCGGAGTCCCTGGCGCCGGAGTTCGACCCCCTGGTGATGGCCACCGGCAAATTGCCGTTGGTCGCCGTGGTCGAGGACGAACTGCTGCTGGCGATGCCGGCGATTGCCCGTCATCCGGAGGGCGGCTGTGCCACGCCGGATAACCCGGCGGAGGCACAGGACGAGCCGGACGAGCGAGCGAAGAACCCCTTTGCGGTGCTGGAGCGGATGAAATGCCCCTCTGACACCGATCAAGACGATACATGA
- the plsX gene encoding phosphate acyltransferase PlsX, whose protein sequence is MTESVTISLDAMGGDHGPDVVAPAALAALARNPALRLILVGQAEPVRQALQRHGGQESERLWVHPASEVVAMDEPPSQALRTKKDSSMRVSIQLVKQGEADASISAGNTGALMATARYVLKTLPGIDRPAIMSTIPTKGGYAHMLDLGANVDCTAEHLFQFAVMGSVCAEAIDGVAQPRVGLLNIGEEEIKGNDQVKRACQMLTDSPLNYVGYVEGDGIFKGLADVVVCDGFVGNVALKSSEGVAGLIAHYLRAEFQRNLFTRLAGLIALPVLRSLRGRIDPRQYNGASLLGLRGIVLKSHGGADAFAFGRAIETAVLEVRKGVPRMIDQRLESLLAAKESP, encoded by the coding sequence ATGACTGAGTCGGTTACTATCAGCCTGGACGCCATGGGTGGCGATCATGGCCCCGACGTGGTGGCTCCCGCTGCGCTGGCGGCGCTGGCGCGTAACCCGGCGCTGCGTCTGATACTGGTCGGTCAGGCCGAACCGGTGCGCCAGGCGTTGCAACGGCATGGCGGACAGGAGAGCGAGCGGCTGTGGGTCCATCCCGCCAGCGAGGTGGTTGCGATGGATGAGCCGCCCTCGCAGGCGCTGCGGACCAAAAAAGACTCCTCCATGCGGGTCAGCATCCAATTGGTCAAGCAGGGTGAGGCGGACGCCAGTATCAGTGCCGGCAACACCGGCGCCCTCATGGCCACGGCCCGTTATGTGCTCAAGACGCTGCCGGGCATCGATCGACCGGCGATCATGAGCACCATCCCCACCAAGGGCGGGTACGCCCACATGCTCGACCTGGGTGCCAACGTCGATTGCACGGCGGAGCATCTGTTTCAGTTCGCCGTGATGGGTTCGGTCTGTGCCGAGGCCATCGACGGCGTGGCGCAGCCGCGGGTGGGGCTGTTGAATATCGGTGAGGAGGAGATCAAGGGCAATGACCAGGTAAAACGGGCCTGTCAGATGCTCACCGACTCCCCCCTGAACTACGTCGGGTACGTGGAGGGGGACGGGATCTTCAAAGGTCTGGCCGATGTCGTCGTCTGCGACGGCTTCGTCGGAAACGTCGCCCTGAAGAGCAGCGAGGGTGTGGCGGGACTGATCGCCCACTACCTGCGGGCCGAGTTCCAGCGCAATCTCTTCACCCGGCTGGCGGGGCTGATCGCACTGCCGGTGCTGCGCTCCCTGCGCGGTCGGATCGACCCGCGCCAGTACAATGGCGCCAGCCTGCTCGGATTGCGTGGTATCGTGCTCAAGAGTCATGGTGGCGCCGACGCCTTCGCCTTCGGCCGCGCCATCGAAACGGCGGTGCTCGAGGTGCGCAAAGGGGTTCCGCGCATGATCGATCAGCGCCTTGAGAGCCTGTTGGCCGCGAAGGAGTCTCCGTGA
- a CDS encoding Maf family protein, with protein MAERPPLILASRSPYRRALLEQVRLPHEAIPADVDESRHPDEPAHDYVLRLARAKAEAVAERRPDALVIGSDQAAVLGERVLGKPGSEARAREQLATASGQCVTFLTGVAVVHAAGGRRQSDVVPYRVHFRDLDETTIARYVALEQPLDCAGSFKSEGLGAVLFQRMEGSDPNALIGLPLIRLFDFLLACGYPLIGSEE; from the coding sequence GTGGCCGAGCGACCCCCTTTGATACTCGCCTCCCGTTCCCCCTATCGGCGCGCCTTGCTGGAGCAGGTGCGCCTGCCCCATGAGGCCATTCCGGCCGACGTTGACGAGAGCCGGCACCCGGATGAGCCGGCGCACGATTACGTGCTCCGGCTGGCGCGGGCCAAGGCCGAGGCCGTGGCGGAACGGCGCCCGGATGCCCTGGTGATCGGGTCCGATCAGGCGGCCGTGCTGGGCGAGCGGGTGCTGGGCAAGCCGGGCAGCGAGGCCCGGGCCCGGGAGCAGCTCGCTACCGCCTCCGGCCAGTGCGTCACCTTCCTGACCGGCGTGGCGGTGGTGCATGCCGCGGGGGGGCGCCGCCAGTCTGACGTCGTCCCCTATCGGGTGCACTTCCGGGACCTGGACGAGACCACCATCGCCCGCTACGTGGCGCTGGAACAACCGCTGGACTGCGCCGGCAGCTTCAAATCCGAGGGGCTGGGCGCAGTGTTGTTCCAGCGCATGGAGGGCAGCGACCCGAACGCCCTGATCGGGCTGCCGCTGATCCGGTTGTTCGACTTTCTCCTCGCCTGCGGCTACCCGCTGATCGGCTCGGAGGAGTGA
- a CDS encoding low molecular weight protein-tyrosine-phosphatase gives MNEGVKHRVLFVCMGNICRSPTAEGVFRRLLQERGLEGTIYIDSAGTHDYHIGKAPDPRAIRAAAQRGVDISDLRARQVSVEDFEIFDLILAMDGANFADLRRECPKPYRERIRMFLDYAANHPEQEVPDPYFGGGQGFEHVLNLVEDAAEGLLAELSGSRTDRA, from the coding sequence ATGAATGAAGGTGTGAAACACAGAGTTCTCTTTGTCTGTATGGGCAATATCTGCCGTTCCCCCACAGCCGAGGGGGTCTTCCGCCGCCTGCTCCAAGAGCGGGGGCTGGAGGGCACCATTTACATCGACTCGGCGGGCACCCACGACTACCACATCGGCAAGGCGCCCGACCCGAGGGCGATCCGGGCCGCAGCGCAACGCGGCGTGGACATCAGCGACCTGCGCGCCCGTCAGGTCAGTGTCGAGGATTTTGAGATCTTTGACCTCATCCTGGCCATGGACGGCGCCAACTTTGCCGATCTGCGGCGCGAGTGCCCGAAGCCGTACCGCGAGCGCATCCGAATGTTCCTCGATTACGCCGCGAACCACCCGGAGCAGGAGGTTCCGGACCCCTATTTCGGGGGCGGGCAGGGCTTCGAGCACGTGCTGAACCTGGTCGAGGACGCCGCCGAGGGGTTGTTGGCGGAACTGTCCGGCTCCCGAACCGATCGGGCCTGA